One window of Rhizobium leguminosarum genomic DNA carries:
- a CDS encoding FadR/GntR family transcriptional regulator yields MTTLSRGRERLAQQVIDQLRAQIESGKLRVGDQLPTEPQLEATFGVSRTVVREAIADLRSAGFVKPIQGKGVFVADPKSHSVLSLTPVEIKSIPETLELLEFRMAAEGEAAAIAAYRRTAEQEAAIREANRRMANLIETGQQTVEADYAFHMAIAAATNNRFYVDVLRQFGPKAIPRGQFPTLPEANDRDYLQKVYAEHVEILSAIADQDPDRARQAMRAHMMASQRRYRMLSEQQ; encoded by the coding sequence ATGACGACACTCAGCCGTGGGCGAGAAAGACTGGCGCAACAGGTCATCGATCAGCTGCGGGCGCAGATCGAGTCGGGGAAGCTGCGGGTCGGCGACCAGCTGCCGACCGAGCCGCAGCTTGAAGCGACCTTCGGCGTCAGCCGCACCGTAGTGCGCGAGGCGATCGCCGATCTCAGGTCGGCGGGCTTCGTCAAACCGATCCAGGGCAAAGGGGTGTTTGTCGCGGATCCGAAATCTCACTCGGTCCTGTCATTGACGCCGGTGGAAATCAAAAGCATCCCTGAAACCCTTGAGTTGCTGGAATTTCGCATGGCGGCAGAGGGTGAAGCGGCGGCCATCGCCGCCTATCGCCGCACCGCCGAGCAGGAGGCAGCCATCCGTGAAGCCAACCGCAGAATGGCGAACCTGATCGAAACCGGACAGCAGACGGTGGAGGCGGATTATGCGTTCCACATGGCGATTGCCGCCGCCACGAACAACCGATTCTATGTCGATGTTCTGCGGCAATTCGGCCCCAAGGCCATCCCCCGCGGCCAGTTTCCGACGCTGCCTGAGGCCAATGACCGCGACTATCTTCAAAAGGTTTATGCCGAACATGTCGAAATCCTGTCGGCCATCGCCGATCAGGATCCGGATCGCGCCCGCCAGGCGATGCGCGCCCATATGATGGCCAGCCAACGTCGCTACCGGATGCTCTCCGAGCAGCAATAG
- a CDS encoding mannonate dehydratase, with protein sequence MYLGTQVAARDDDDYRIFAQLGVKHINADPPGKPSSWTLADLERHRDKVESFGLILDMIQLPLPSQPIEKASYPDILLAGPDRDRQIDAVCKLIENTAAAGIPAVKYNLNLIGIPRTPDEPGRGGSMNASFRWDKTDQQAEPGLAGVLSEDENWERIDYFLERVVPVAASNRVRLACHPHDPYTPPGYRGVTRVLGTVEGLKKFVLMRENPYHGLNFCQGSIGEMLENPGKEIDDIIRWFGQRNKIFNVHFRNIRGGKLSFMETFPDEGDMDMVRSAKIYKEVGFKYMLMPDHVPTVSGKDPSATAFAYCYGYIAALLQTLESA encoded by the coding sequence ATGTATCTGGGAACACAGGTCGCAGCGCGGGACGACGACGATTATCGTATCTTCGCGCAGCTGGGTGTGAAGCATATCAACGCCGATCCGCCGGGAAAACCGAGTAGCTGGACGCTTGCCGACCTCGAGCGCCATCGCGACAAGGTCGAAAGCTTTGGCCTGATCCTCGACATGATCCAACTGCCGCTGCCCTCGCAACCGATCGAGAAGGCTTCCTATCCCGATATATTGCTCGCCGGCCCCGATCGCGACCGGCAGATCGACGCCGTCTGCAAGCTGATCGAGAACACGGCGGCGGCCGGCATTCCTGCGGTGAAATATAATCTCAATCTGATCGGCATTCCCCGCACACCCGACGAACCGGGACGCGGCGGGTCGATGAATGCCAGCTTCCGCTGGGACAAGACCGATCAGCAGGCCGAGCCCGGTCTTGCCGGTGTGCTTTCCGAAGACGAAAACTGGGAACGGATCGACTATTTCCTGGAACGCGTCGTTCCGGTTGCTGCAAGCAATCGCGTCCGGCTCGCCTGCCATCCGCACGATCCCTACACGCCGCCCGGCTATCGCGGCGTCACGCGGGTGCTCGGCACCGTCGAAGGCCTGAAGAAATTCGTGCTGATGCGCGAAAACCCTTATCACGGCCTCAATTTCTGCCAGGGATCGATCGGCGAGATGCTCGAAAACCCCGGCAAGGAGATCGACGACATCATTCGCTGGTTCGGTCAGCGCAACAAGATCTTCAACGTTCACTTCCGCAACATTCGCGGCGGCAAGCTCTCGTTCATGGAGACCTTCCCCGACGAAGGCGACATGGACATGGTCCGCTCGGCCAAGATCTACAAGGAAGTCGGCTTCAAATACATGCTGATGCCCGACCACGTGCCGACCGTCAGCGGCAAGGACCCTTCCGCCACCGCATTTGCCTACTGCTACGGCTATATCGCGGCCCTTCTGCAGACGCTCGAAAGCGCCTGA
- the kdgD gene encoding 5-dehydro-4-deoxyglucarate dehydratase, giving the protein MMNPIELKKAVGSGLLSFPVTHFDDQLKFDEAKYRRHVEWLSGFDAAALFAAGGTGEFFSLNPAEIPQVIRAAKASAGKTPIISGTGYGTSLAIEIAQAAEKAGADGLLLLPPYLMFAEQAGLVAHVKAVCQSVGIGIIVYNRDNAVLTAESIARLADECPNLIGFKDGVGDVDKVIEITTLLGDRLVYVGGMPTHEVYAQAYFAAGVTTYSSAVFNFVPALAQRFYGALRTGDQATVDEILKSFFFPFVALRNRKKGYAVSIIKAGLRVLGQNPGPVRPPLTDLTQEELALLDKIVQANGVERIAAE; this is encoded by the coding sequence ATGATGAACCCGATTGAATTGAAGAAGGCCGTCGGTAGTGGTCTCCTCTCGTTTCCGGTGACGCATTTCGACGATCAGCTGAAATTCGACGAGGCAAAGTACCGCCGTCATGTCGAGTGGCTTTCGGGTTTCGACGCGGCTGCACTGTTTGCCGCCGGCGGCACGGGAGAATTCTTCTCCCTCAATCCGGCCGAGATTCCGCAGGTTATCAGGGCCGCCAAGGCGTCGGCCGGCAAGACGCCGATTATCTCGGGAACCGGCTACGGCACGTCGCTCGCTATCGAGATCGCACAGGCGGCCGAGAAGGCAGGCGCGGACGGATTGCTGCTGCTGCCGCCCTATCTGATGTTTGCCGAGCAGGCCGGCCTCGTCGCCCATGTCAAGGCGGTCTGCCAATCGGTCGGCATCGGTATCATCGTCTATAACCGCGACAACGCCGTGCTGACGGCCGAAAGCATCGCGCGGCTTGCTGACGAATGCCCGAACCTGATCGGTTTCAAGGACGGCGTCGGCGATGTCGATAAGGTCATCGAGATCACCACGCTGCTTGGCGACCGTCTGGTCTATGTCGGCGGCATGCCGACCCATGAGGTTTATGCCCAGGCCTATTTCGCCGCCGGCGTGACGACCTATTCCTCGGCGGTCTTCAACTTCGTCCCCGCGCTGGCCCAGCGCTTTTACGGCGCCTTGCGCACCGGCGACCAGGCGACCGTCGACGAGATCCTGAAGAGCTTCTTCTTCCCCTTCGTCGCCTTGCGCAACCGCAAGAAGGGCTATGCCGTCTCGATCATCAAGGCCGGCCTGCGCGTCCTCGGCCAGAACCCCGGCCCGGTGCGCCCGCCCTTGACAGATCTCACCCAGGAAGAGCTGGCGCTCTTGGACAAGATCGTCCAGGCCAACGGTGTCGAACGGATCGCGGCGGAGTAA